A genomic segment from Salvelinus alpinus chromosome 8, SLU_Salpinus.1, whole genome shotgun sequence encodes:
- the LOC139583289 gene encoding LOW QUALITY PROTEIN: phthioceranic/hydroxyphthioceranic acid synthase-like (The sequence of the model RefSeq protein was modified relative to this genomic sequence to represent the inferred CDS: deleted 1 base in 1 codon): MEEEEGARMKEEERAIAVVGIGCSFPGGEGLDSFWKVLLEGKNCSVPIPDERFNSTYWYDADNRKPGKSHTIKAALIDGFNELDLRLFGVTDAEADHMDPQQKVLLHCTYRALENAGLQIEKASGTRTGVYLGLMNSDYNLTTAKRNPCLINHWTGTGKSMSIAANRISYTFNLTGPSVAIDSACSSSLVALHFACQAIKQGDCEMALCGGVSCIIEPQVFVALSKAKMISPEGTSKPFSSRADGYGRGEGCGILLLKPLKQALKDCDHVWGIISNTAVNQDGHTVTPITKPSMVQQEELLRGIYSESDLLSVQYIEAHGTGTPVGDPIEAGSISKVIAKARPPGSETLLIGSVKGNIGHTESAAGVAGLIKVLLMMKHETIVPSLFYSEDSASIDAKALNVKVSTKAEKWGNAGSVERVAGFNNFGFGGTNAHTIVKQYNKSQTKTARVDRSYEYFVLSAASEKSLSMIIQDTAEQISADITVDLQSLSYTSACRRSHLKRKYRRAFTTSSLTDLRNQLKSALNKKTDPSMLNPRLVFVFCGNGVTYQGMCKRLLKQEPVFREKIREVEALFQRYQRMSITDKLESASNDDGFSKPDVVQPLLFAIQVGIASLFKHWGIKPDAILGHSVGEVAAAHCSGLLSLEDAVKVIYFRSTLQNKVTGGKMLVVSNMVVSEVLNLLPSYSNKVSLAAFNSPQSCTLSGDAEAIDSLHRKLSSSVKSKNLFLRVLDVPAAYHSQMMDPILSQLEDSIGSLQVNDVEAELFSTVTGKEVEQPDFSTGKYWARNIREPVSFEQAVRSAAKEKNNVVFVEIGPRRALQRNIQETLGNDTIVLSSVQPDKDHETMLNTVSKLFELGVQVDWDQFYRGCETSPTPFPRYQFDCVKNNVIFEAGTLGCHPVLTQRGNDGKTFSCDLASASVSYLQDHRNNDVAIVPGALYVELGLAAFMASAKPKVPLNTLQLSVSFQSPFVISPNSPEMSVKLDHIENETTFKIQSPTVTYASGSISCKQGRLAEEQYISIDSVYKRCTSTMSTDDFYNYLSKRGFQYGSVFRNRGDVHYGEDLMEAISVVSVPEELLPQLHDFCIHPVVLDYLLQMTQVTTANAFMARPGFPAEIGSLTVHEPLQPEMVLYLRAANVAVDHFEVSGCFTDKAGRVLVELKHVIFKYLRSQSCVVEEYFFHNDFSVVSDDYNDFSVVSDACKPTNTPKALVFADQAGVSEAMRKHLSSQSQYISCTHANDLLSRGFKALFDQISNLNSFEEILFVWSNDNVTSHKTEAILENMVSCCEMFRQIVLELKVMKFPNSIRAITYRSAENTVDRISTGFVMSGMTRSCAAEMSDLSFQLIDISSVSTEDIRALSQVLDSFPCSKYPELVVKDGQILKPSIVHTPTESSDNSQGNVHSLKSRQFILQTADPYRMTSLSAVPCDVENINIQVKSVEIQLSKICVHSSDYCPVSVSDLNYGQTIYWNNHTSQNHQLLALDFSGTVTAVGKNVNTLKVGDHVVSCYPIAASSKIVIPEAACYKTKRLTFLKEAPCVSYFVLAWEVLHHALPKVKQRRLGIISSVPNSGLTKVLAQTANKSGWYNIVLPQFSDQLHNVNKLDAFVLLPPFDKSQFEKACNVSGVRHIVAVCENEWQSSFSQNVFSCGNDDVRIQTVQMSSILEKGSIRAEKPHIYRWLKSMHLNKKSIDFETNTFQRMSSGSIDFLPVEESESYFSSKTLSVVALGKDDSKGALSDIQLLPKPNQLFQKKSVYIVTGGLTGLGFETVKFIAHRGGGYIVILSRSSPSPDIQQEISNIKSQYGATVVSLQCDVSISAQVVKTITAIGESFPSCPIRGLFHSAVVLHDGLIETLDKSLYEKVLKPKLNGALNLHHATKHCKLDYFVCYSSISAFIGNASQTNYCAANSFLDTFCQYRRNVGLAGQSINWGALNLGLLLNKDHLQTFLSAKGMMVLEVAEIHESLEQCLLLNRPQQVVCKFSFNNLRRHVLIHNAALKMRLGALVAEALTKAKGVDTIYDQTTVSKSPSEYVRSVLREKLGVDNDQLNDDSSLTALGIESLLAMILQNLLFQDSGVNVPLVKLLDPDSTLSTLVAMLKEGANQESEHGDEHVLDLMGNNEEVNDMSAVL; the protein is encoded by the exons atggaggaggaagagggagccAGGATGAAGGAGGAAGAGCGAGCCATTGCAGTTGTTGGCATCGGATGCAGCTTCCCTGGAG GTGAGGGGCTTGACagtttctggaaggttcttctgGAAGGGAAGAACTGTTCAGTTCCAATCCCTGATGAGAGGTTCAACAGTACTTACTGGTATGATGCTGACAACAGAAAACCTGGGAAGTCTCACACTATCAAAGCTGCTCTCATAGATGG TTTCAATGAGCTAGACCTGAGGTTGTTTGGTGTCACCGATGCCGAGGCCGACCACATGGACCCTCAGCAGAAGGTCTTACTGCACTGCACCTACAGGGCTCTAGAGAATGCTGGATTGCAAATAGAGAAAGCCAGCGGAACAAGGACTGGAGTATACCTAG GACTGATGAACAGCGACTACAATCTCACAACAGCCAAACGCAATCCCTGCTTGATCAACCATTGGACTGGCACTGGTAAATCGATGAGTATTGCGGCCAACCGGATATCCTACACCTTCAACCTCACTGGTCCATCAGTTGCCATAGACAGTGCCTGTTCCTCATCTCTTGTGGCACTGCACTTTGCTTGTCAAGCCATAAAACAAG GTGACTGTGAGATGGCTCTCTGTGGCGGTGTAAGCTGTATCATAGAGCCACAAGTCTTTGTCGCTCTCAGCAAGGCTAAGATGATTTCACCTGAAGGCACCAGCAAACCGTTCTCCAGCAGAGCAGATGGCTATGGCAGAGGAGAGGGTTGTGGGATTCTTCTACTGAAGCCACTGAAACAA gCCTTGAAAGACTGTGACCATGTGTGGGGCATCATAAGCAACACGGCTGTAAACCAAGATGGCCACACAGTCACTCCAATTACCAAGCCATCCATGGTCCAGCAAGAGGAGCTGCTGCGCGGAATCTATTCAGAGTCTGACCTGTTATCGGTCCAGTACATAGAGGCTCATGGGACTGGAACTCCAGTGGGGGATCCCATAGAAGCAGGAAGCATCTCCAAAGTCATTGCCAAAGCCAGACCTCCAGGTTCAGAGACACTCCTCATCGGCTCTGTGAAAGGCAACATAGGACACACTGAATCTGCAGCTGGAGTGGCAGGGCTAATCAAGGTACTCCTAATGATGAAACATGAAACCATTGTCCCTTCCCTGTTCTACTCTGAGGACAGTGCCAGTATAGATGCTAAAGCCTTGAATGTAAAAGTTTCCACTAAAGCAGAAAAGTGGGGCAATGCAGGCTCTGTTGAACGGGTTGCAGGGTTCAATAATTTTGGTTTTGGGGGCACAAATGCCCACACCATTGTCAAACAGTACAACAAGTCTCAAACCAAAACAGCTAGGGTTGATCGGTCATATGAGTATTTTGTCCTCTCAGCAGCCTCAGAAAAATCCCTTAGCATGATTATACAGGACACAGCTGAACAGATAAGTGCAGACATAACAGTGGACCTCCAGAGTTTGTCATATACGTCAGCCTGTAGAAGAAGCCACTTGAAACGTAAATACAGGAGGGCATTCACAACATCATCACTGACTGATCTGAGAAACCAGCTAAAATCTGCTTTGAACAAAAAGACTGACCCGTCCATGCTCAATCCAAGGTTAGTGTTTGTTTTCTGTGGGAATGGCGTGACCTACCAAGGCATGTGCAAGCGGTTGCTAAAACAGGAACCAGTGTTCAGAGAGAAGATAAGGGAGGTTGAGGCACTTTTTCAAAGGTACCAAAGAATGTCCATCACAGACAAACTGGAAAGTGCATCGAATGATGATGGCTTTTCAAAACCAGATGTTGTCCAGCCCCTCCTCTTTGCCATTCAGGTTGGCATAGCCAGTCTCTTCAAGCACTGGGGCATCAAACCTGATGCCATTCTTGGCCACTCTGTAGGAGAGGTTGCTGCTGCCCACTGCTCTGGTCTGTTGTCCCTTGAGGATGCAGTGAAGGTGATCTACTTCCGCAGTACTCTGCAGAATAAGGTCACAGGAGGGAAAATGCTTGTGGTCAGTAACATGGTCGTATCAGAGGTCTTGAACCTCCTTCCCTCCTACTCAAATAAGGTTTCCTTGGCTGCCTTCAACAGCCCACAGTCCTGCACGCTCTCAGGTGATGCAGAGGCTATAGACAGTCTCCATCGAAAGCTGAGCAGCTCAGTCAAGAGTAAGAATCTGTTCCTCCGTGTTCTGGATGTCCCTGCTGCATACCACAGCCAGATGATGGATCCCATCCTGtctcaactagaggacagtattggCTCTTTACAGGTCAATGATGTTGAGGCAGAATTGTTCTCCACAGTGACAGGAAAGGAGGTAGAGCAACCAGACTTCAGCACAGGCAAATACTGGGCCAGGAACatacgagagccagtttcatttgAACAGGCAGTGAGATCAGCAGCCAAAGAGAAAAATAATGTAGTCTTTGTGGAGATTGGCCCGAGAAGAGCTCTACAAAGAAACATCCAGGAGACTCTGGGAAATGACACCATAGTTCTGTCCTCAGTGCAGCCAGATAAAGATCATGAGACAATGCTGAATACTGTGTCCAAACTGTTTGAGTTGGGGGTTCAGGTAGACTGGGATCAGTTCTACAGAGGTTGTGAGACATCCCCAACACCTTTCCCAAGGTATCAGTTTGATTGTGTGAAGAACAATGTCATCTTTGAGGCAGGTACATTAGGCTGTCATCCTGTGTTAACTCAGAGAGGCAATGACGGAAAAACCTTCAGCTGTGATCTGGCTTCAGCCTCAGTGTCTTACCTGCAGGACCATAGAAACAATGATGTTGCAATTGTCCCTGGTGCCCTCTATGTTGAGTTGGGTTTGGCTGCCTTCATGGCCAGTGCCAAACCAAAGGTGCCACTCAACACACTGCAACTCAGTGTCAGTTTTCAGAGTCCATTTGTCATTTCACCAAATTCTCCTGAGATGAGTGTCAAACTGGATCACATTGAAAACGAGACAACGTTTAAGATACAATCTCCTACAGTAACGTATGCATCAGGCAGCATATCATGCAAGCAAGGGAGGTTGGCAGAGGAACAGTACATCTCTATAGACTCGGTTTACAAGCGATGCACATCAACTATGAGTACTGACGACTTCTACAATTACCTAAGTAAGAGAGGGTTTCAGTATGGTTCTGTTTTCAGAAACAGAGGAGATGTCCATTATGGTGAAGACTTGATGGAAGCCATCTCTGTTGTGTCTGTCCCTGAAGAGCTCCTGCCACAGTTGCATGACTTCTGCATTCATCCTGTAGTGCTAGACTACTTGCTACAAATGACTCAAGTCACAACAGCGAATGCATTCATGGCAAGGCCTGGCTTTCCTGCAGAAATTGGCAGTTTGACTGTTCACGAACCCTTGCAGCCTGAAATGGTTCTTTATTTGAGAGCTGCAAATGTTGCAGTGGACCATTTTGAAGTATCTGGCTGTTTCACAGACAAAGCAGGCCGGGTGTTGGTTGAACTGAAGCATGTTATATTCAAGTATCTTAGAAGTCAATCTTGTGTAGTTGAAGAGTACTTCTTCCACAATGACTTCAGTGTTGTCTCTGATGACTACAATGACTTCAGTGTTGTCTCTGATGCCTGCAAGCCAACTAATACTCCCAAGGCATTGGTCTTCGCTGACCAGGCGGGTGTATCCGAAGCCATGCGAAAACATTTGAGCTCACAGTCTCAATACATCTCTTGCACACATGCCAATGATCTCTTGAGCCGTGGATTTAAAGCGCTGTTTGATCAAATCTCAAATCTGAACAGCTTTGAAGAAATCTTGTTTGTGTGGAGCAACGACAATGTTACCTCCCACAAAACAGAGGCTATCCTGGAGAACATGGTAAGCTGCTGTGAGATGTTCCGACAAATAGTCCTGGAACTGAAGGTAATGAAATTTCCAAATTCCATCAGAGCAATAACCTACCGGTCAGCAGAGAACACAGTGGACCGTATCAGCACAGGCTTTGTCATGTCAGGCATGACTAGATCGTGTGCTGCAGAAATGTCAGATCTTTCCTTCCAGCTGATTGACATCAGCTCTGTCTCTACAGAGGACATCAGAGCTCTGTCTCAGGTCCTTGACTCATTCCCCTGCAGCAAATACCCAGAATTGGTGGTGAAAGATGGGCAGATTCTGAAACCTTCCATAGTGCACACGCCCACTGAAAGCAGTGACAACTCACAGGGAAATGTCCATTCTTTGAAGTCTAGGCAGTTCATCCTTCAGACTGCTGATCCGTACAGAATGACTAGCTTGTCTGCTGTTCCCTGTGATGTTGAGAATATAAACATCCAAGTGAAATCAGTTGAGATTCAGCTCAGTAAGATATGTGTTCATTCCTCAGACTACTGTCCTGTCAGTGTCTCTGACCTGAACTATGGTCAGACAATATACTGGAACAATCACACATCTCAGAACCACCAGCTTCTGGCTCTTGACTTCAGTGGTACTGTCACAGCTGTAGGGAAAAATGTGAACACACTGAAAGTGGGAGACCATGTAGTATCATGTTATCCCATTGCTGCATCTTCTAAGATTGTGATTCCTGAAGCAGCTTGCTACAAGACAAAGAGGCTCACATTTCTGAAAGAGGCTCCTTGTGTGTCCTACTTTGTTCTTGCATGGGAAGTCTTGCATCATGCATTACCCAAAGTCAAACAGCGGAGGTTGGGCATCATCTCATCTGTTCCTAACTCAGGTTTGACAAAGGTCTTAGCCCAAACTGCAAACAAATCAGGATGGTATAACATTGTCTTGCCTCAGTTTAGTGATCAGCTTCACAATGTGAACAAGCTTGATGCATTTGTCCTTTTGCCACCATTTGACAAATCTCAGTTTGAAAAAGCTTGCAATGTTTCCGGTGTGAGACACATTGTTGCTGTATGCGAAAATGAGTGGCAATCCTCCTTTTCACAAAATGTCTTCAGTTGTGGAAATGATGATGTTCGCATTCAGACTGTTCAGATGTCTAGCATATTGGAAAAGGGATCTATCAGAGCAGAAAAGCCTCACATTTACCGTTGGCTCAAATCAATGCATTTGAACAAGAAGTCTATAGATTTTGAAACCAACACCTTTCAGAGGATGTCATCCGGTAGCATTGACTTCCTGCCTGTTGAGGAATCTGAGTCGTACTTCAGCTCAAAGACCCTGTCTGTTGTGGCACTGGGTAAAGATGATTCAAAAGGTGCACTGTCCGACATTCAGTTGCTGCCTAAACCAAACCAGCTTTTCCAGAAGAAGTCTGTGTACATCGTTACAGGTGGTCTAACTGGACTAGGGTTTGAAACAGTGAAATTCATTGCACATCGAGGAGGTGGGTACATTGTCATTCTTTCCAGAAGCAGTCCCTCGCCAGACATACAGCAGGAGATAAGCAACATTAAGAGTCAGTATGGTGCCACAGTCGTAAGCTTGCAGTGTGATGTCTCAATCTCTGCACAAGTGGTAAAGACCATTACAGCAATTGGGGAAAGTTTCCCATCTTGTCCAATCAGAGGGTTGTTCCACAGCGCTGTCGTCCTGCACGATGGGCTGATTGAAACTCTTGACAAATCTCTCTATGAGAAAGTCCTGAAGCCCAAATTGAATGGGGCTCTGAATCTGCACCACGCCACAAAACACTGCAAGTTAGATTACTTTGTGTGTTATTCCTCCATTTCTGCCTTTATTGGCAATGCGTCACAAACAAACTATTGTGCAGCCAACTCCTTCTTGGACACATTCTGTCAGTATCGGCGAAACGTTGGACTCGCAGGACAGTCCATCAACTGGGGAGCTTTGAACCTTGGTCTCTTGTTGAACAAAGaccatttacaaacatttctgtcAGCAAAGGGGATGATGGTCTTGGAGGTTGCAGAAATCCATGAGAGCCTAGAACAATGCCTTCTGCTTAACAGACCCCAACAGGTTGTCTGCAAGTTCAGTTTCAATAACCTGAGGCGTCATGTTCTTATTCACAATGCCGCCCTAAAAATGCGTCTAGGCGCACTGGTGGCTGAGGCGCTAACAAAAGCCAAAGGGGTAGATACAATATATGACCAAACTACCGTGTCCAAGTCACCAAGTGAATACGTCAGGTCGGTGCTCAGGGAAAAGCTAGGTGTTGACAATGATCAGCTGAATGACGATTCTTCTCTCACTGCATTAGGCATTGAATCT TTGCTAGCCATGATTTTGCAGAATCTTCTCTTTCAAGACAGCGGTGTGAATGTTCCCCTGGTTAAATTGCTAGACCCCGACAGCACACTGTCTACTTTGGTAGCAATGCTGAAAGAGGGTGCAAACCAGGAATCTGAGCATGGTGATGAACATGTTTTGGATCTGATGGGTAATAATGAGGAAGTAAATGACATGTCGGCTGTATTGTAG
- the LOC139583288 gene encoding patched domain-containing protein 3-like isoform X2, translated as MFIMISCWQQTQVHGDVEDRMAATYKEAAVSITITTLTDALAFYIGLLTPFGSVQSFCMYTGTAVLFCYLYNITFFGAFLALNGRREKSNRHWLTCMKVPEPEENSEKYNICSVGGAYDHGTGKEEPMPINNFFKTYYGPFLTNNWTKGFVILLYAGYLGSSIYGCFQIKEGIDLKNLAADSSYVGSYYDNEDEFFSEYGPNVMVVVTDSEFQYWNESARNSLDVCLKSFEDLKLDGRSLVAKDMTLSWLHIYVNSRAVTNPNDQTVFMNSLPAFLQPSGFTQDVNFTDNTIYASRMFIQTVNVSTAVDEKNMLNELRVTANDCPVKLVVYHPAFIYFDQYAVIVSNTIQNIVVATLAMLVISLLLIPNPICSLWVTFAIASVIVGVAGFMAFWHVNLDSVSMINLIICIGFSVDFSAHISYAFVSSNKRTANEKAIDAVYHLGYPIIQGAVSTILGVVALCAAESYIFRTFFKIMFLVISFGVLHGIVFIPVFLTFFGICGDKVGDKEDVKGRPITLSQIGHMLVTQTR; from the coding sequence TCATGATTTCTTGCTGGCAGCAGACTCAAGTTCATGGCGACGTAGAGGATCGTATGGCGGCTACATACAAAGAGGCAGCTGTTTCTATCACCATCACAACACTAACTGATGCCCTGGCTTTCTATATTGGTCTGTTAACTCCCTTTGGTTCTGTACAGTCCTTTTGTATGTATACTGGCACAGCTGTGCTCTTCTGCTACTTGTACAACATCACCTTCTTTGGTGCATTTCTGGCACTGAATGGAAGACGTGAAAAGAGCAACAGACATTGGCTGACCTGCATGAAGGTTCCGGAACCAGAGGAGAATTCTGAAAAGTACAATATCTGCTCCGTAGGGGGAGCTTATGATCATGGAACAGGAAAAGAGGAACCAATGCCAATTAACAACTTCTTTAAGACGTACTATGGTCCATTTCTAACAAATAATTGGACCAAGGGGTTTGTGATCCTGCTCTATGCTGGATATTTGGGCTCAAGCATCTATGGTTGCTTCCAAATCAAAGAGGGCATAGACCTTAAAAACCTAGCAGCTGATAGCTCATATGTGGGTAGCTATTATGATAACGAGGATGAATTCTTTTCAGAGTATGGTCCAAATGTTATGGTTGTTGTGACAGACAGTGAGTTTCAATATTGGAATGAAAGTGCTCGGAATAGTCTTGATGTTTGTCTCAAAAGTTTTGAAGATCTGAAACTGGATGGTCGATCATTGGTTGCTAAAGATATGACCTTATCTTGGCTTCATATATATGTGAACTCAAGGGCAGTTACAAATCCAAATGACCAAACTGTTTTCATGAATAGTTTACCTGCATTTTTACAACCATCAGGTTTCACACAAGATGTGAATTTTACAGACAACACAATATATGCCTCACGTATGTTCATTCAGACAGTCAATGTCAGTACAGCTGTTGATGAAAAGAACATGTTGAATGAGCTTCGAGTGACAGCTAATGATTGTCCAGTAAAGTTGGTTGTTTACCACCCTGCTTTCATATACTTTGACCAATATGCAGTCATTGTTAGTAACACCATCCAAAACATTGTAGTTGCCACTCTTGCCATGCTGGTGATCTCCCTCCTGTTGATTCCCAACCCAATATGTTCTCTGTGGGTGACCTTTGCCATTGCCTCTGTCATAGTGGGTGTTGCTGGTTTCATGGCATTTTGGCATGTCAATCTAGACTCTGTATCCATGATCAATCTTATCATCTGCATCGGTTTCTCAGTGGACTTTTCCGCTCACATTTCCTATGCCTTTGTCTCTAGCAATAAGAGAACTGCTAATGAGAAGGCCATAGATGCTGTCTATCACTTGGGGTATCCTATCATACAAGGAGCTGTGTCTACTATCTTAGGAGTGGTGGCCCTGTGTGCAGCTGAGAGCTACATCTTCAGGACCTTCTTTAAGATCATGTTCTTGGTCATTTCGTTCGGGGTACTTCATGGCATCGTTTTCATCCCTGTGTTTTTGACCTTCTTTGGAATCTGTGGAGACAAAGTTGGTGATAAAGAAGATGTGAAAGGTAGACCTATCACCTTGTCTCAAATAGGTCACATGTTGGTCACTCAAACCAGGTGA